A window of the Juglans microcarpa x Juglans regia isolate MS1-56 chromosome 5D, Jm3101_v1.0, whole genome shotgun sequence genome harbors these coding sequences:
- the LOC121265532 gene encoding cellulose synthase-like protein E6 — protein MGNNEEHLPLFTTTPAKARIPFKFYAHSIFVGICLIFVCRARYIPAKEEAGRWAWMGMFLSELWFSLYWFITMILRWNPIYRRAFKDRLSLRYEKALPGIDIFVCTANPVIEPPALVINTVLSVLAYDYPPQKLAVYLSDDGCSDLTFYAMLEASRFAKTWLPFCKKFKVEPRSPEAYFRTAAKPHGDPVMANDWSSVKKAYENMKQRIETVTKLGQIPEEIRKEHKGFSEWNLVANRRDHQTILQILIDGKDPTALDMEGQSLPTLVYLAREKRPQYHHNFKAGAMNALIRVSSRISNGPIILNLDCDMYSSDSETVRDALCFFMDEEKGHEVGYVQFPHTFENLTKNDLYGGSLNVLKKVDLPGQDGNGGPFYIGSGCFHRRESLCGKKYSEHCKTDLMVWNGIKVEESTASVLEDTCKILASCTYEEKTLWGKEMGLKYGCPVEDVMTGLAVQCRGWRSIYFNPERKAFLGLAPTTLLQTLVQHKRWSEGDFQVFLSRYNPLVSGYKKIPLKLQLSYCPYLLWAPNCLATLYYVAVPSLCLLRGIPLFPKISSAWVLPFAFVIIVHRAYSLGEFIWCGGTFQGWWNEQRIWLFKRISSYVFAFSDNILKLLGLTDLGFAITAKVAESDVSQRNEQEIMEFGASSPMFTIIATLALLNAFCFVGGMKRVIMDMQTWFSNPFALQILLCALLVIINVPVYQGLFLRKDKGRMPTSVTLWSLMFAGLACVLACY, from the exons atgggaaATAATGAAGAGCATCTTCCTCTTTTCACAACAACGCCAGCAAAGGCACGTATCCCTTTCAAATTCTATGCGCACTCAATCTTCGTGGGGATATGCTTGATCTTTGTATGTAGAGCGAGGTATATACCAGCAAAAGAAGAAGCCGGAAGATGGGCTTGGATGGGAATGTTTCTCTCAGAACTTTGGTTTTCTTTATATTGGTTTATCACCATGATTCTGCGATGGAACCCCATCTACCGCCGCGCTTTCAAAGATCGGCTCTCTCTCAG ATACGAAAAGGCTTTGCCCGGCATAGACATTTTCGTATGCACCGCAAACCCCGTGATAGAACCTCCAGCTTTGGTGATTAACACAGTTCTCTCCGTCCTGGCTTATGACTATCCACCTCAAAAGCTGGCCGTTTATCTCTCCGACGATGGCTGTTCCGATCTGACGTTCTATGCAATGCTCGAGGCCTCGCGTTTCGCAAAGACTTGGCTTCCCTTTTGCAAGAAATTCAAAGTGGAACCTAGATCGCCGGAAGCTTATTTCCGAACAGCTGCTAAGCCACATGGGGATCCTGTCATGGCCAACGACTGGTCCTCCGTCAAG AAAGCATACGAGAACATGAAGCAACGTATTGAAACCGTCACAAAGCTAGGTCAGATTCCAGAGGAAATACGTAAAGAACACAAAGGATTCAGTGAGTGGAATTTGGTTGCAAACCGACGTGATCATCAAACCATTCTCCAA ATACTTATTGATGGGAAAGACCCTACGGCTTTGGACATGGAAGGACAATCTTTGCCAACTCTGGTATACTTAGCACGTGAAAAGAGACCCCAATACCACCACAATTTCAAAGCAGGAGCCATGAATGCACTG ATACGGGTATCGTCGAGGATAAGCAATGGTCCGATCATTCTTAATTTGGATTGCGACATGTATTCAAGTGATTCGGAGACAGTGAGGGATgcattgtgtttttttatggaTGAAGAAAAAGGTCACGAAGTTGGCTACGTACAGTTTCCACATACCTTCGAGAATCTTACGAAGAATGATCTTTACGGTGGTTCCTTGAACGTATTAAAAAAG GTGGATCTTCCAGGACAGGATGGGAATGGTGGACCTTTCTATATTGGTTCCGGGTGCTTTCACAGAAGAGAGTCCCTGTGTGGGAAGAAGTATAGTGAGCATTGCAAGACAGATTTGATGGTATGGAACGGTATAAAGGTAGAAGAGAGTACTGCAAGTGTGCTAGAGGACACATGTAAAATCCTTGCAAGTTGTACCTATGAAGAGAAGACTCTGTGGGGAAaggag ATGGGTCTGAAATATGGCTGTCCGGTGGAAGATGTCATGACAGGACTAGCTGTACAATGTCGAGGTTGGAGATCCATCTATTTCAATCCAGAAAGGAAGGCCTTCCTCGGGCTTGCGCCCACTACATTACTGCAGACACTTGTACAGCACAAAAGATGGTCTGAAGGTGATTTTCAGGTCTTTCTCTCAAGGTACAATCCCCTTGTGAGTGGGTATAAAAAGATTCCCCTCAAACTTCAACTCTCCTATTGTCCCTATTTGCTATGGGCTCCAAATTGCTTGGCCACACTGTATTATGTTGCAGTACCATCCTTGTGCCTCCTTAGGGGCATTCCCTTGTTTCCTAAG ATTTCAAGCGCATGGGTGCTACCATTTGCATTCGTCATCATTGTCCACCGGGCATACAGTCTTGGAGAATTTATTTGGTGTGGGGGCACATTCCAAGGTTGGTGGAATGAACAAAGGATATGGCTCTTCAAAAGAATCAGTTCCTACGTCTTTGCCTTCTCTGACAACATCCTAAAACTTTTGGGACTTACGGACTTAGGCTTCGCCATCACGGCAAAGGTGGCTGAAAGTGATGTGTCGCAGAGAAACGAGCAGGAGATCATGGAATTTGGTGCTTCTTCCCCAATGTTTACCATTATAGCAACACTGGCGTTGCTAAAcgcattttgttttgttggagGAATGAAGAGGGTGATTATGGATATGCAAACTTGGTTTTCAAACCCATTTGCGTTGCAGATTCTTCTATGTGCTCTCCTGGTTATTATCAACGTCCCTGTTTATCAAGGTCTCTTCCTCAGGAAAGATAAGGGCAGGATGCCAACTTCAGTGACACTTTGGTCACTTATGTTTGCGGGTTTGGCTTGTGTATTAGCCTGTTATTAA